Proteins found in one Campylobacter suis genomic segment:
- a CDS encoding ComF family protein, translating to MRCFGCECFSLSFICGQCARNFQDFDLSFRQIADLKVYTFYDYSDIKRFIHAKHKMQGGFALKHLAKLSFAKFASEFNPNFTLNAIPIDDKNKSGYSHTAILARALRSKFIKPIFSALHATSSVSYSGQELKFREANPRNFKLLKSPSYPVILVDDIITTGTTLLEAKKTLESFGFEVAFALALSDARY from the coding sequence TTGAGGTGTTTTGGCTGTGAGTGTTTTAGCCTAAGTTTTATATGCGGTCAATGCGCCAGAAATTTCCAAGACTTTGACCTGAGTTTTAGGCAGATCGCAGATCTTAAAGTCTATACTTTTTATGATTATTCTGATATAAAAAGATTTATCCATGCAAAACACAAAATGCAAGGTGGGTTTGCCTTAAAACACCTTGCCAAACTAAGTTTTGCAAAATTTGCAAGTGAGTTTAATCCAAATTTTACCCTAAATGCCATACCTATTGACGATAAAAATAAAAGCGGATACTCACATACAGCTATCTTAGCTCGTGCTTTGCGTTCTAAATTTATAAAGCCTATTTTTAGTGCCTTGCATGCTACTTCAAGCGTAAGTTACAGCGGACAAGAGCTAAAATTTCGAGAAGCAAATCCTAGAAATTTCAAACTACTAAAGTCACCATCTTATCCTGTTATATTGGTTGATGACATTATAACTACTGGTACGACTTTGCTTGAAGCTAAAAAGACACTTGAGAGCTTTGGTTTTGAAGTTGCTTTTGCGCTTGCTTTGTCTGATGCAAGATATTAA
- the gyrA gene encoding DNA topoisomerase (ATP-hydrolyzing) subunit A produces MEDNLLNLNQDIQDIDIEESIKASYLDYSMSVIIGRALPDARDGLKPVHRRILYAMHKLGVRASAKYVKSARIVGDVIGKYHPHGDTAVYDALVRMAQSFSMRYPSVDGQGNFGSIDGDGAAAMRYTEAKMTKLSEEILSDIEKETVDFIPNYDGSEMEPDVLPSRVPNLLLNGSSGIAVGMATNIPPHSLDELIDGLLLVLDNKDATLEEVMQHIKGPDFPTGGIIFGKKGIIEAYRTGRGRVKVRAKTHIEKKPNKDVIVIDELPYQTNKARLIEQIAELVKEKQIEGISEVRDESDREGIRVVIELKRDAMSDIVLNNLFKSTTMESTFGVIMLAIDNKEPKIFSLLELLKLFLKHRKTIIIRRTIFELEKAKARAHILEGLKIALDNIDAVINLIRNSADTATARAGLMENFGLSELQANAILDMRLSKLTNLGRDEIESELKALLEEIERLSKILKSEDLLENIIKEELTEIRSKFKVPRITEIVDDYDDIDIEDLIPNENMVVTITHRGYIKRVPSKQYEKQKRGGKGKVAVTTYDDDFIESFFTSNTHDTLMFVTDRGQLYWLKVYKIPEGSRTAKGKAVVNLVQLQADEKIMAIIPTTDFSESKSLAFFTKNGIVKRTNLSEFKNIRSIGVRAISLDENDELVTALIVENDDDFLPNENENDESQNVEILATEVEADENGEPISLEGEESGEKMLFIVTKKGMCLKFNVSKVRQMGRAARGVTGIKFKEQGDEVVGAAVIESNSQEVLSISQKGIGKRTTADEYRLTNRGGKGVICMKLNNRTGDLIGVVMVDDDMDLMALTTSGKMIRVDMQSIRKAGRNTSGVIVVNVDGDDVASIARCPKAEDDENELDEGETSLLEE; encoded by the coding sequence ATGGAAGATAATTTGTTAAATTTAAACCAAGACATACAAGACATTGATATCGAAGAGTCGATAAAGGCAAGCTATCTTGACTATTCGATGAGTGTTATCATAGGAAGGGCGTTGCCTGATGCAAGAGATGGTTTAAAACCAGTTCATAGGCGTATCCTTTATGCTATGCATAAGCTTGGAGTTAGGGCAAGTGCAAAGTATGTAAAGTCGGCTCGTATTGTCGGTGATGTTATCGGTAAGTACCATCCGCACGGCGATACTGCTGTTTATGACGCACTTGTTCGTATGGCGCAAAGCTTTTCTATGCGTTATCCTAGTGTTGATGGACAGGGTAACTTTGGATCTATTGATGGTGATGGCGCTGCTGCTATGCGTTACACCGAAGCTAAGATGACTAAGCTTAGTGAAGAAATTTTGAGCGATATAGAAAAAGAGACGGTTGATTTTATACCAAACTACGATGGTAGTGAGATGGAGCCAGATGTACTTCCAAGCAGAGTGCCAAATTTACTTTTAAACGGCTCAAGTGGTATTGCTGTTGGTATGGCTACAAATATACCTCCGCACAGTCTAGATGAGCTTATAGATGGACTTTTGCTTGTTCTTGATAATAAAGATGCAACCCTTGAAGAGGTTATGCAGCATATAAAAGGTCCAGACTTTCCAACTGGAGGTATAATCTTTGGCAAAAAGGGTATCATAGAGGCATATCGTACGGGGAGAGGACGCGTAAAGGTGCGTGCAAAAACTCACATCGAGAAAAAGCCAAATAAAGATGTTATCGTTATTGATGAACTGCCATATCAAACAAACAAAGCTCGCCTCATCGAGCAAATCGCCGAGCTTGTAAAAGAGAAGCAGATAGAGGGTATTAGCGAAGTTAGAGATGAGAGCGATAGAGAGGGTATACGCGTTGTTATCGAGCTAAAACGCGACGCGATGAGTGACATCGTGCTTAATAACTTGTTTAAATCAACCACAATGGAAAGCACTTTTGGCGTTATAATGCTAGCCATCGATAACAAAGAGCCAAAAATTTTCAGCCTTCTTGAGCTGTTAAAACTTTTCTTAAAGCATCGTAAGACTATTATTATCCGCAGAACGATTTTTGAACTCGAGAAAGCAAAAGCAAGAGCGCACATCTTAGAAGGTCTAAAAATCGCCCTTGATAATATCGATGCGGTTATAAATTTGATAAGAAATAGCGCCGATACAGCTACTGCAAGAGCTGGACTTATGGAGAATTTTGGACTTAGTGAGCTACAGGCAAATGCCATCCTTGATATGCGCCTTAGCAAGCTTACAAATCTTGGTCGTGACGAGATCGAGAGCGAGCTAAAGGCACTTCTTGAAGAGATAGAGCGACTAAGTAAAATTTTAAAAAGTGAAGACTTATTAGAAAATATCATAAAAGAGGAGCTAACTGAAATTCGCTCAAAATTTAAAGTTCCTCGTATCACTGAGATAGTTGATGACTATGACGATATAGATATTGAAGATCTTATACCAAATGAAAATATGGTCGTCACCATCACTCACCGCGGCTACATCAAGCGCGTGCCAAGCAAACAGTATGAAAAGCAAAAGCGTGGTGGCAAAGGCAAGGTCGCAGTTACTACATACGATGATGACTTTATCGAGAGCTTCTTTACGAGCAACACGCATGATACTCTTATGTTTGTTACAGATCGTGGTCAGCTTTACTGGCTTAAGGTCTATAAAATTCCAGAAGGAAGTAGGACAGCCAAGGGCAAAGCAGTTGTTAATCTCGTACAACTTCAAGCAGATGAAAAGATCATGGCGATCATTCCAACAACTGACTTTAGCGAGAGCAAATCACTCGCATTCTTTACTAAAAATGGTATCGTAAAACGCACAAATTTAAGTGAGTTTAAAAACATCAGAAGCATTGGCGTAAGAGCCATCAGCCTTGATGAAAATGATGAGCTAGTTACAGCTCTCATTGTTGAAAACGATGATGACTTTTTGCCAAATGAGAACGAAAACGATGAATCGCAAAATGTAGAAATTTTGGCAACCGAGGTTGAAGCCGATGAAAATGGCGAGCCGATCAGCCTTGAGGGTGAAGAGAGTGGCGAGAAAATGCTATTTATCGTTACTAAAAAAGGTATGTGCCTTAAATTTAATGTAAGTAAAGTTCGCCAGATGGGTAGAGCTGCACGAGGCGTGACGGGTATTAAATTTAAAGAGCAGGGCGATGAGGTTGTTGGCGCAGCAGTTATAGAAAGTAACTCACAAGAAGTTTTAAGCATATCTCAAAAGGGTATCGGCAAGCGTACGACAGCTGATGAGTATCGCTTGACAAATCGCGGTGGCAAGGGTGTTATATGCATGAAGCTAAACAACCGTACTGGCGATCTTATCGGTGTTGTGATGGTTGATGATGATATGGATCTGATGGCTCTTACAACAAGTGGCAAGATGATACGCGTTGATATGCAAAG